In Streptomyces sannanensis, the DNA window GCCTGGCTCGTCCACCACGGCAACCGCAAACTCCGCTACCGCGGAACCATCGCCAACGACACCTGGCTCCACACCCGAGCCGCCGCCCTCAACCTCCGCCGACTGATCAACCTCGGACTCACCCGCACCGGCGACACCTGGCACCTCGCCCCGGCCACCGGATGACCAGAAGGGCCGCCCGGCCTCCGGCCGGACAGCCCCTCAACAAGATCTTCATGAGTCTTCTAGGGCGTGTTTCGAAAGTAGCGTCGTCCGCCCGGAGGGCGGGGTCGGGGGCGTCTGGTGCGTGCGATCGCAAGGCGGAGGGAGGAGAGCGCAGCGGGCTGCGCCGACGACCGACAACGCGGCGAGCGTGCGTGCCGGGCGTTCCCGACCAGGCGGGACTTTCGAAACACGCCCTAGTAGGAGCGGGCCGACCGGTTGACGGCGGAGACGATCGCGTTCAGCGAGGCGCGCGTGGTGTTGGCGTGAATGCCGATGCCCCACAGCACCTTGCCGTCGATGGCGCACTCGATGTACGAGGCGGCCTGGGAGCTGGCACCCTCGCTCATCGTGTGCTCCTGGTAGTCGAGCAGACGGACGTCGATGCCGATGCCCTGCAGCGCATCGAAGAACGCGGAGATCGGGCCGTTGCCGGAACCGGTCAGCACCGTCTCGACGCCGTCCACGACCGCGTCGCCGGTCAGGGTGTCCGTGCCGTCCTTGTGGGTGGCGATCTGGCCGGCGCGCAGCTGGATACGGCCCCACGGGTTGTCCGGGTTGGGCAGGTACTCGTCCCGGAAGACCGACCAGATCTCGTCCGGCGTGACCTCGCCACCCTCGGCGTCGGTCTTGGCCTGGATGATCCTCGAGAACTCGATCTGCATCCGGCGCGGCAGGTCCAGCTTGTGGTCGTTCTTCAGGACGTACGCGATGCCGCCCTTGCCGGACTGCGAGTTGACGCGGATGACCGCCTCGTAGGAGCGGCCCACGTCCTTGGGGTCGATGGGCAGGTAGGGCACGGCCCACTCGATGTCGTCCACCGTCCTGCCCTGGGCGGCCGCGTCGGCCTCCATGGCGTCGAAGCCCTTCTTGATGGCGTCCTGGTGGGAGCCGGAGAAGGCGGTGTAGACCAGGTCGCCCGCGTAGGGGTGGCGCGGGTGGACCTCCATCTGGTTGCAGTACTCGCTCGTACGGCGGATCTCGTCGATCTGCGAGAAGTCGATCTGCGGGTCCACACCCTGGGAGAACAGGTTCATGCCCAGGGTGACCAGGTCGACGTTGCCGGTGCGCTCGCCCTGCCCGAACAGGCAGCCCTCGACACGGTCGGCGCCGGCCATGACCGCCAGCTCGGCGGCGGCGACGGCGGTGCCGCGGTCGTTGTGCGGGTGGGCGGACAGGCAGATGTACTCACGGCGGGACAGGTTGCGGGACATCCACTCGAACCGGTCCGCGTGCGTGGACGGCGTCGAACGCTCCACGGTGGCGGGCAGGTTCAGGATGATCTCGCGGCCCTCCTCGGGCTGCCAGACGTCACAGACGGCCTCGCAGACCTCCAGGGCGAAATCCAGCTCGGTGTCGGTGAAGATCTCCGGGCTGTACTGGTAGCCGAAGATCGTCTCGTCGCCCAGGATCTTCTCGGCGTACTCCATCACCAGACGGGTGCCGTCGACGGCGATCTGCTTGATGTCGTCCTTGGAGCCCCGGAAGACGACCCGGCGGAAGGTGGGAGCTGTCGCGTTGTACAGGTGCACGGTGGCCCGGTGGGCGCCGCGCAGCGACTCGACGGTGCGCTCGATCAGGTCCTCACGGGCCTGGGTCAGCACGGAGATGGTCACGTCCTCGGGGATCGCGCCCTCTTCGATGATGGACCGTACGAACGAGAAGTCCGTCTCGCCGGAGGACGGGAAGCCGACCTCGATCTCCTTGTAGCCCATACGGACCAGCAGGTCGAACATCTCACGCTTGCGGGCCGGCGACATCGGGTCGATCAGCGCCTGGTTCCCGTCCCGGAGGTCGGTCGACAGCCAGCGCGGCGCCTTGGTGATGCGCCGGTCCGGCCAGGTGCGGTCGGGGATGTCCACGGCCTCGTACCGGCCGTACTTGTGGATGGGCATCCCGGACGGCCTCTGGGCGTGCGCGGCGTTGGTGATCGGCGTGGGGCGGCCGACGGAGATGGTCATGGCGTAGGGCTCCTCGGGTCCTGCGAACGGACGGCCGACTGTGTCGAAGCAGCACCGGATCCCGCGGGGAGGGGGTCGGCCTACGACTACAGGCCCTCGCCGCGGCAGCTAAGGAGAAGCAGCCCAGAACGCATGATGCGAAGCAGCCTAGCCGAGCGGCGACAGAACCGGCGGTCCTGTTCCACCATGCGGGACCAATGGACAAAAACGGACAAAAGGTTCACCACATCACTCCGGCCGCACGATTGCCCGAGGCTCCGGACATCACTCCATTTCATGAATCATGGTTGCAGCTAGTGACAGCCGCGTGACTCAGTGCCACATTGCCGGACATGACCGCAATCGAACCCGTCTTCTGCGGCATCGTGCCGCCTCATCTTCTCGACCACCTGGCCACGACCGGCCGCCCCGCCGTCGCCGCGGCTGCCCGCCGCACCCTGATCGCCGACTCCGCCCAGCGCACCACCCGTCGGCTGACCACGGTCGTCGGCACCCCCACCCTCGCTGCGCCCTCGGGCGCGGTGGCGAACAAGCCGCACCGCACCGTCCACGACGCCGAGCACAGCGAGCAGCTGCCGGGCATCGTGGTGCGCCGTGAGAGCAAGGACCCCGTCCGGGACGCGACCGTCAACCGTGCGTACGCGGGTCTGGGCGCGACCTTCGACCTGTTCCTGAACGCCTTCTCGCGCGACTCCATCGACGGCAGCGGACTCCCGCTGATCGCCACCGTCCACTTCGGCGAGAACTACGGCAACGCCTTCTGGAACGGCGAACAGATGGTGTTCGGCGACGGGGACGGCGAGATCTTCCTCGACTTCACCCTCCCCGTCGACGTCATCGGCCACGAGCTGGCCCACGGCGTCACCCAGTACACCGCCAATCTCACCTACTTCGGCCAGCCCGGCGCGCTCAACGAGTCGATGTCGGACGTCTTCGGCTCGCTGGTCAAGCAGTACGCACTCGGCCAGAGCGCCGAGGACGCCGACTGGCTCATCGGTGCCGGGCTGCTCGCCGGTGAGGTCGAGGGCGTGGCGCTGCGCTCCATGAAGGCTCCCGGCACGGCGTACGACGACGACGTCCTCGGCAAGGACCCGCAGCCCGCGACCATGGACGACTACGTCCGCACCGGCCGTGACAACGGCGGCGTCCACATCAACTCCGGCATCCCCAACCACGCCTTCTACCTGCTCGCCACCGCCCTCGGCGGCAACGCCTGGGAGCGGGCCGGCCAGATCTGGTACGACGTACTCACCGGCGGCGAGCTCCGGAGCAAGGCGAGCTTCGCCGACTTCGCCCGGCTGAGCGTGGCCGCCGCGCAGTCCCGTTTCGGCGAGGGCGACGAGGTCCAGGCGGTGCTCAAGGCCTGGTCACAGGTGGGCGTGCCCACCGGCTGACCCCGTGGCTCCGGCACCCGGCCGGCGGGCCGGGTGCCGGAGCCCCTCGTGCGCGGACGGCCACGAGGCTGTAGACAGGGAGTCATGCGTATCCAGGTAAGGCGCACCGGAGGGTTCGCCGGCATCGAGCGGTTCGCCGAAATCGACACCACCACCCGCCCCGACGCGGCGGAGTGGCACGCCCTGGTGGAACGTGCGGTGGCGGACGGCCATGAAACCCCTCCCATCGGCGTACCGGACGGTTTCAACTACCAGATCACCGTCGACGCGCACACGGTCTACTGCTCCGACCCACGGCTCACCGAGGCCCAGCGCGAGCTGATCACCCGGGTCATGAAAGAAGGGGCGTAAATCGCGCCCTTCCGCTTGGATGCTCCACATGACTTCTGTGGAGCATGATCTGGACCGGCTCGAGGGCTACTACGACGGCGTCCCGCGCGCCGGCGCGCGCACCGAGGACTTCGGGCCGCTGACCCTCTTCGTCCGCGAAGGCGCCGGCTGGCCCTTCTACGCGCGCCCCACCCGCGGCGCCACGACCGCGCCGGTGACCGCCGACGACGTCGACCGCGTCCGGGCCCGGCAGCGCGAGCTCGGCATACCGGAGGCCTTCGAATGGGTCGCCGAGGACACTCCCGGGCTGCGCGCCGCCGTCGAGAAGTCCGGGCTCACGGTGCACGAGCACCCGCTGATGGTCCTCGACCCGGAGGCCGCCGCCCCGGAACCGCATCCGTCCGTACGCCTCCTGGGCGCCGACGACCCGCTGCTGCCCGCCGCGCTCGCCGTACCGCACCTCGCCTTCGCCGCGCCCGGCACGGCGATCGGCGAGGCCGGCCCGGCCGAGCTCGCCGCGGAGATCGCGGCGCGGGCCGACGACGGCAGGACCGAGCATGTCGCCGGCCGTCTGAGGGCCGGCACGACGGCGGTGGCCGCGGCCGTCGAGGACGGGGTGGTGCTCTGCTCCGGGACGCACAATCCGCTCGACGGCGTGACGGAGATCGTCGGCGTCGGCACGCTGCCGACCGCTCGCCGCCAGGGACTGGGCCAAGCGGTCACCGCCGCCCTCGTCGCCGACGCGAGGGCTGGTGGCATCGGCACGGTGTTCCTCTCGGCGAGCGACGAGGACGTGGCCCGTATCTACGCCCGCCTGGGCTTCCGCCCGGTGGGCACCGCACTGATCGCGGAACCCGCGGAGTAGGACGCCGCCTCAGGGAAGCGCGGCCCCGACGGAAGCCTCCGCCGCCTCGTGGTCGCCTCCCGCGCCGACCGCGAAATCATGGAGCCGAAGTGCGTATGGACCGCCATGGTCGAGGCCCCGGCCTCCTTCACCAGGCGGCGCGCGCTTGCCGGTCCCTGCTCGGCGAGCACGCGTGCGGCCGCGTCGAGAAGTGCGCGGCGGACATCGAGGGGCCCTGGCGCGAGCTTCCGGGTCGGCATCTCGCCATGCCCGTCACGGTTGGGCCATACCACGCTGCCAGTCCTTCGCGACCTTCACATGAAGGTCGAGCACATGAAGGTCGAGGCTGCATCGATCTGCGGCTCCGCCGCGAGGCCGACGTACCCCAGCAGCGGCCCGGGCCAACCTCAGAAGCCCAGCTTGCGCAGCTGCTTCGGGTCACGCTGCCAGTCCTTCGCGACCTTCACATGAAGGTCGAGGAAGACCGGAGTACCCAGCAGTGCCTCGATGTGCTTGCGGGACTTCATGCCGACCTCCTTCAGCCGGCTGCCCTTGGGGCCGATGATGATGCCCTTCTGGCTGGGACGCTCGATGTAGACGTTCGCGTGGATGTCCAGCAGCGGCCGGTCGGCGGGGCGGTCCTCGCGGGGCAGCATCTCCTCGACGACCACGGCGATGGAGTGCGGCAGCTCGTCCCGTACGCCCTCCAGCGCGGCTTCGCGGATCAGCTCGGCGACCATGACCTGCTCGGGCTCGTCGGTGAGGTCGCCCTCGGGATACAGCGCGGGGCCCTCGGGGAGCAGCGGTACCAGCAGGTCGGCCAGCAGCGAGACCTGCTTGTCGCCGACCGCCGAGACCGGGACGATCTCCGCCCACTCGATGCCCAGCTCCTGGCCGAGCCGGTCGATGGCGATCAGCTGCTCGGCGAGCGCCTTGGAGTCGACCAGGTCGGTCTTGGTGACGATCGCCACCTTCGGGGTCTTCTTGATCTCGGCGAGTTCCTTGGCGATGAAACGGTCACCGGGGCCGAGTTTCTGGTCGGCGGGCAGGCAGAAGCCGATCACGTCGACCTCGGCCCAGGTGGTCCGTACGACGTCGTTGAGCCGCTCGCCGAGCAGGGTGCGCGGCTTGTGCAGGCCGGGGGTGTCAACCAGCACCAGCTGGGCGTCGGGCCGGTGCACGATGCCGCGCACGGTGTGCCGGGTGGTCTGCGGACGGTTGGAGGTGATCGCCACCTTCTGGCCGACCAGAGCGTTCGTAAGGGTGGACTTGCCCGCATTGGGACGGCCGACGAAGCAGGCGAAGCCGGACCGGTGGGTGGCCTCGTTGGGCTGGGTACGAACACTCATGGCGCCCATTGTCCCTGATCGCCGAGGCCCCGCGGCACCGCCGGGCCTCAGGCCCTCCGGCGGCATCAACCCGCCGCGATTCTCAGGCGCAGCTCGCCGTCGGGGCCGGCCAGGAAGACCGGGGTCTCGGCACCGCCCAGGTCGCGGACCGCCGCGCGGTCCGCGTCGGAGACGGCCTCCGACTCGGCGACGACCGCCGCCGCCTCCAGTGACTTCGCGCC includes these proteins:
- a CDS encoding GNAT family N-acetyltransferase, encoding MTSVEHDLDRLEGYYDGVPRAGARTEDFGPLTLFVREGAGWPFYARPTRGATTAPVTADDVDRVRARQRELGIPEAFEWVAEDTPGLRAAVEKSGLTVHEHPLMVLDPEAAAPEPHPSVRLLGADDPLLPAALAVPHLAFAAPGTAIGEAGPAELAAEIAARADDGRTEHVAGRLRAGTTAVAAAVEDGVVLCSGTHNPLDGVTEIVGVGTLPTARRQGLGQAVTAALVADARAGGIGTVFLSASDEDVARIYARLGFRPVGTALIAEPAE
- the era gene encoding GTPase Era, with product MSVRTQPNEATHRSGFACFVGRPNAGKSTLTNALVGQKVAITSNRPQTTRHTVRGIVHRPDAQLVLVDTPGLHKPRTLLGERLNDVVRTTWAEVDVIGFCLPADQKLGPGDRFIAKELAEIKKTPKVAIVTKTDLVDSKALAEQLIAIDRLGQELGIEWAEIVPVSAVGDKQVSLLADLLVPLLPEGPALYPEGDLTDEPEQVMVAELIREAALEGVRDELPHSIAVVVEEMLPREDRPADRPLLDIHANVYIERPSQKGIIIGPKGSRLKEVGMKSRKHIEALLGTPVFLDLHVKVAKDWQRDPKQLRKLGF
- a CDS encoding M4 family metallopeptidase, producing the protein MTAIEPVFCGIVPPHLLDHLATTGRPAVAAAARRTLIADSAQRTTRRLTTVVGTPTLAAPSGAVANKPHRTVHDAEHSEQLPGIVVRRESKDPVRDATVNRAYAGLGATFDLFLNAFSRDSIDGSGLPLIATVHFGENYGNAFWNGEQMVFGDGDGEIFLDFTLPVDVIGHELAHGVTQYTANLTYFGQPGALNESMSDVFGSLVKQYALGQSAEDADWLIGAGLLAGEVEGVALRSMKAPGTAYDDDVLGKDPQPATMDDYVRTGRDNGGVHINSGIPNHAFYLLATALGGNAWERAGQIWYDVLTGGELRSKASFADFARLSVAAAQSRFGEGDEVQAVLKAWSQVGVPTG
- a CDS encoding protealysin inhibitor emfourin → MRIQVRRTGGFAGIERFAEIDTTTRPDAAEWHALVERAVADGHETPPIGVPDGFNYQITVDAHTVYCSDPRLTEAQRELITRVMKEGA
- a CDS encoding TetR family transcriptional regulator; protein product: MPTRKLAPGPLDVRRALLDAAARVLAEQGPASARRLVKEAGASTMAVHTHFGSMISRSAREATTRRRRLPSGPRFPEAASYSAGSAISAVPTGRKPRRA
- the leuA gene encoding 2-isopropylmalate synthase, with the translated sequence MTISVGRPTPITNAAHAQRPSGMPIHKYGRYEAVDIPDRTWPDRRITKAPRWLSTDLRDGNQALIDPMSPARKREMFDLLVRMGYKEIEVGFPSSGETDFSFVRSIIEEGAIPEDVTISVLTQAREDLIERTVESLRGAHRATVHLYNATAPTFRRVVFRGSKDDIKQIAVDGTRLVMEYAEKILGDETIFGYQYSPEIFTDTELDFALEVCEAVCDVWQPEEGREIILNLPATVERSTPSTHADRFEWMSRNLSRREYICLSAHPHNDRGTAVAAAELAVMAGADRVEGCLFGQGERTGNVDLVTLGMNLFSQGVDPQIDFSQIDEIRRTSEYCNQMEVHPRHPYAGDLVYTAFSGSHQDAIKKGFDAMEADAAAQGRTVDDIEWAVPYLPIDPKDVGRSYEAVIRVNSQSGKGGIAYVLKNDHKLDLPRRMQIEFSRIIQAKTDAEGGEVTPDEIWSVFRDEYLPNPDNPWGRIQLRAGQIATHKDGTDTLTGDAVVDGVETVLTGSGNGPISAFFDALQGIGIDVRLLDYQEHTMSEGASSQAASYIECAIDGKVLWGIGIHANTTRASLNAIVSAVNRSARSY